Proteins found in one Salmo salar chromosome ssa26, Ssal_v3.1, whole genome shotgun sequence genomic segment:
- the LOC106587194 gene encoding alpha-parvin, with translation MASSPQKSPSSPKSPTPKSPPSRKKDDSFLGKLGGTLARRKKAKEVSELQEEGMNAINLPLSPIPFELDPEDTMLEENEVRTMVDPNSRNDPKLQELMKVLIDWINDVLVGERIIVKDLAEDLYDGQVLQKLFEKLEGERLNVAEVTQSEIAQKQKLQTVLEKINDTLKVSIRNIKWTIDSVHAKSIVAILHLLVALSQHCRAPIRLPDHVSIQVVVVQKREGILQSRQVQEEITGNTEALSGRHERDAFDTLFDHAPDKLNVVKKTLITFVNKHLNKLNLEVSELDTQFADGVYLVLLMGLLEGYFVPLFNFFLTPEHFDQKVHNVAFSFELMQDGGLEKPKPRAEDIVNCDLKSTLRVLYNLFTKYRNVE, from the exons ATGGCTTCTTCGCCACAGAAATCACCTTCTTCTCCCAAATCTCCGACTCCAAAATCACCACCTTCAAGAAAAAAAGATGACTCTTTCCTCGGAAAACTTGGGGGAACTTTGGCCAGAAGAAAAAAGGCAAAAGAAG TGTCTGAGCTCCAGGAGGAGGGCATGAATGCCATCAACCTGCCGCTCAGCCCCATCCCCTTTGAGCTGGACCCAGAGGACACCATGCTGG aGGAGAATGAGGTCCGCACCATGGTTGACCCTAACTCCAGGAATGACCCCAAACTGCAAGAACTGATGAAG GTACTCATAGACTGGATCAATGATGTGCTGGTGGGGGAGAGAATCATTGTCAAGGACCTGGCTGAGGACCTCTACGATGGGCAGGTTCTGCAGAAACTCTTTG AGAAGCTGGAGGGTGAGAGGCTGAATGTGGCTGAGGTGACCCAGTCTGAGATAGCCCAGAAGCAGAAGCTGCAAACAGTTCTGGAGAAGATCAACGACACTCTGAAGGTCTCAATCAGAAACATCAAATGGACCATTGATT CTGTCCATGCTAAAAGCATCGTGGCCATTCTCCATTTATTGGTGGCGCTGTCTCAGCACTGCCGCGCCCCCATCCGTCTACCTGATCATGTGTCCATTCAAGTTGTGGTTGTACAG AAACGGGAGGGGATCCTGCAGTCTCGCCAGGTTCAGGAAGAGATCACAGGGAACACAGA GGCTCTATCAGGAAGACATG AGCGAGATGCGTTTGACACCTTGTTTGACCATGCACCAGACAAGCTGAATGTGGTGAAAAAG ACTCTGATCACCTTTGTGAACAAGCACTTGAACAAGTTGAATCTGGAGGTGTCTGAATTGGACACACAG TTTGCTGATGGCGTGTACCTGGTGTTGCTTATGGGACTGCTTGAGGGCTACTTTGTTCCTCTCTTCAACTTCTTCCTAACGCCAGAGCATTTTGACCAAAAG GTGCACAATGTGGCTTTCTCCTTTGAGCTGATGCAAGATGGCGGCCTGGAGAAACCCAAGCCACGGGCAGAGG ATATTGTGAACTGTGACCTGAAGTCTACGCTGAGGGTACTCTACAACCTCTTCACCAAATACAGAAATGTGGAATAA